One genomic region from Natrinema caseinilyticum encodes:
- a CDS encoding redoxin domain-containing protein, with protein MPPTAGETVADFDALLCDGETFRSTALSDALGARGGVVVCTGFAFSAIAQNWWKRFVRAGWDEFEDVPVFGVSRDGPYAQNEFLRWLDRPGFRFFADVNGTVSESLDLLADRSHMAGVSTPWRSAFVLDPDREITYAFVADDWISPLPREEIETAVADL; from the coding sequence ATGCCACCGACCGCGGGCGAGACCGTTGCGGACTTCGACGCGCTTCTCTGTGACGGCGAGACGTTCCGATCGACGGCGCTCTCCGACGCGCTCGGCGCTCGAGGGGGCGTCGTCGTCTGTACCGGCTTCGCGTTCAGTGCGATCGCACAGAACTGGTGGAAACGGTTCGTTCGCGCCGGCTGGGACGAGTTCGAGGACGTTCCAGTATTCGGCGTGAGTCGCGACGGACCCTACGCGCAAAACGAGTTCCTCCGATGGCTGGATCGACCGGGCTTTCGCTTCTTCGCGGACGTAAACGGCACGGTGAGCGAGTCGCTCGACTTGCTCGCCGACCGGTCGCACATGGCCGGCGTTTCGACGCCGTGGCGGTCCGCGTTCGTCCTCGATCCCGACCGGGAGATCACGTACGCCTTCGTCGCCGACGACTGGATCTCGCCGCTTCCCCGCGAAGAGATCGAAACCGCCGTCGCGGATCTGTAG
- a CDS encoding winged helix-turn-helix domain-containing protein, which produces MSDTVEKPIRCPRAERDGELGCVPGSIMDLLNDDDARAVYLFVEEPTTVPEIADALDLPQSTAYRKVANLREAGLIRQLNRRSQGGLPAHYVQAIDRVSVTYDDPLRIECTQHGETLYCEP; this is translated from the coding sequence ATGAGCGACACGGTCGAGAAACCGATCCGGTGTCCGCGAGCCGAACGGGACGGAGAACTCGGGTGTGTGCCCGGGTCGATCATGGACCTGCTCAACGACGACGACGCTCGGGCCGTCTATCTGTTCGTCGAGGAGCCGACCACGGTTCCGGAGATTGCCGACGCGCTCGATCTCCCGCAGTCGACAGCCTACAGGAAAGTGGCGAACCTCCGCGAGGCCGGGCTGATACGGCAGCTCAATCGGCGATCCCAGGGCGGACTGCCCGCGCACTACGTTCAGGCGATCGACCGCGTCTCGGTGACCTACGACGATCCGCTTCGGATCGAGTGCACACAGCACGGCGAGACCCTCTACTGCGAACCCTGA
- a CDS encoding tRNA (N(6)-L-threonylcarbamoyladenosine(37)-C(2))-methylthiotransferase: MARYHIETYGCTSNRGESREIERRLRDAGHYRVDGVDEADVAILNTCTVVEKTERNMLRRAEELADETADLFITGCMALAQGEAFARAGVDGQVLHWDEVPEAVTNGECPTTTPDAEPILDGVVGILPIARGCMSDCSYCITKHATGKIDSPPIEENVAKARALIHAGAKEIRITGQDTGVYGWDDGERKLHRLLERICAIDGEFRVRVGMANPKGVHGIRDELAEVFAANDELYDFLHAPVQSGSDDVLGDMRRQHQVAEYLEVVETFDEALEYWTLSTDFIVGFPTETDRDHEQSLALLRETRPEKINVTRFSKRPETDAADMKGLGGTIKKERSKAMSELKREVVADAYADMVGERREDVLVVEAGTGDSVKCRDSAYRQLIVQNASEYGIEPGDFVDLEITAHESMYAFGTPV; encoded by the coding sequence ATGGCCCGGTATCACATCGAGACGTACGGCTGTACGTCGAACCGCGGGGAGAGTCGCGAGATAGAGCGGCGGCTCCGCGATGCGGGCCACTACCGGGTCGACGGCGTCGACGAGGCGGACGTGGCGATTCTCAACACCTGTACCGTCGTCGAGAAAACCGAGCGAAACATGCTCCGGCGGGCCGAGGAACTGGCCGACGAAACGGCCGACCTCTTCATCACGGGCTGTATGGCGCTGGCCCAGGGCGAGGCGTTCGCTCGAGCCGGCGTCGACGGGCAGGTCCTCCACTGGGACGAGGTGCCCGAGGCGGTCACCAACGGCGAGTGTCCGACGACGACGCCCGACGCCGAACCCATCCTCGACGGCGTCGTCGGCATCCTTCCGATCGCCCGAGGGTGCATGTCCGACTGCTCGTACTGCATCACCAAGCACGCGACCGGGAAGATCGATTCCCCGCCGATCGAGGAAAACGTCGCGAAGGCCCGCGCGCTGATCCACGCCGGCGCGAAGGAGATTCGCATCACCGGGCAGGACACCGGCGTCTACGGCTGGGACGACGGCGAACGCAAACTGCACCGGCTGCTCGAGCGCATCTGTGCGATCGACGGCGAGTTCCGGGTGCGAGTGGGGATGGCGAACCCGAAAGGCGTCCACGGCATCCGTGACGAACTCGCCGAGGTCTTCGCGGCGAACGACGAACTCTACGACTTCCTGCACGCACCCGTTCAGTCCGGATCTGACGACGTCCTCGGCGATATGCGCCGGCAACATCAGGTCGCGGAGTATCTCGAGGTGGTCGAGACCTTCGACGAGGCGCTCGAGTACTGGACGCTCTCGACGGACTTCATCGTCGGTTTCCCGACCGAGACCGACCGCGACCACGAGCAGTCGTTGGCGCTGCTCCGGGAGACGCGTCCCGAGAAGATCAACGTCACTCGCTTTTCCAAGCGGCCGGAAACCGATGCCGCGGACATGAAGGGCCTCGGCGGGACGATCAAGAAAGAGCGCTCGAAGGCGATGAGTGAACTCAAACGCGAGGTCGTCGCCGACGCCTACGCGGACATGGTCGGCGAGCGCCGCGAGGACGTGCTGGTCGTCGAAGCGGGCACCGGCGACTCCGTCAAGTGCCGCGACTCGGCCTACCGCCAACTCATCGTCCAGAACGCGAGCGAGTACGGCATCGAACCCGGCGATTTCGTCGATCTCGAGATCACGGCCCACGAGTCGATGTACGCGTTCGGAACGCCGGTTTAG
- a CDS encoding DUF7471 family protein, whose product MVIGMSVAGDWLDPQLAPVLIAVIALAVLGTTALFAVGLTAYARRRTIRYCLIAVVLGLLVVRSLTGLGTVLGLVPMTVHHLVEHGFDFLIAVLVLYLVFRSRSASDDVSVRSDD is encoded by the coding sequence ATGGTGATTGGAATGTCGGTCGCCGGCGACTGGCTCGACCCACAGCTCGCTCCCGTCCTCATCGCGGTGATCGCCCTCGCGGTACTCGGCACCACGGCCCTGTTCGCCGTTGGCCTCACCGCGTACGCCCGGCGGCGGACGATCCGGTATTGCCTGATCGCAGTCGTGCTCGGCCTTCTCGTCGTTCGGTCGCTCACCGGACTCGGAACCGTCCTCGGCCTCGTCCCGATGACGGTCCACCACCTGGTCGAACACGGCTTCGACTTCCTGATCGCCGTGCTAGTTCTCTACCTGGTCTTCCGAAGCCGCTCGGCGTCCGACGACGTCTCTGTACGGTCTGACGACTGA
- a CDS encoding HdeD family acid-resistance protein, whose protein sequence is MSRITASMGSVGNYSLESEWRPLALSGAVIGLIGILAMAFPLVTGLSVSLAIGALLVVGGIVHGVHAFTVRGWRGSAWQASLAIVSVVAGLAVLAAPTVALLTLTLALVAYFAVDGVAELATAVRMESSSGRAVVAFSGLISFVLAGLLWVGFPATAAWAVGLLVGINLLVIGLAMVTVAVTSRSGDATAPPATEPRSA, encoded by the coding sequence ATGAGTAGAATCACAGCAAGCATGGGGTCCGTCGGGAACTACTCCCTCGAGAGCGAATGGCGGCCCCTCGCTCTTTCGGGAGCGGTTATCGGTCTCATCGGGATCCTCGCGATGGCTTTCCCCCTCGTGACGGGACTGTCCGTATCGCTCGCGATCGGCGCGTTGCTCGTCGTCGGCGGAATCGTCCACGGCGTTCACGCGTTCACCGTTCGCGGCTGGCGCGGATCGGCCTGGCAAGCGTCCCTCGCGATCGTCTCGGTCGTCGCCGGCCTCGCCGTTCTCGCGGCGCCCACCGTGGCGCTTCTCACCCTGACGCTGGCGCTCGTGGCTTACTTCGCCGTCGACGGCGTGGCAGAACTGGCGACCGCAGTGCGGATGGAGAGTTCGTCGGGACGTGCGGTGGTCGCTTTCAGCGGCCTCATCTCGTTCGTCCTCGCCGGCCTCCTCTGGGTCGGCTTCCCGGCCACCGCCGCCTGGGCGGTCGGCCTGCTCGTGGGCATCAACCTCCTCGTGATCGGCCTCGCGATGGTCACGGTCGCCGTCACCAGCCGATCCGGCGACGCGACGGCCCCGCCAGCGACCGAACCTCGCAGCGCCTAG
- a CDS encoding LLM class flavin-dependent oxidoreductase, with protein sequence MNLSIVDLAPVPDGGTATEAYENTVELARTAEKLGYSRFWVAEHHGMADSIASTTPETLIAYLAAETDDIRLGSGTVLLNHYQPFKVAETFAGLDALAPGRVDLGLGRATGIPAADRALGTRRRKENPDEDHAEKIDATVTHLSDGFPDGHPYAELQLPRSADDVPEVWVLGSSPSSAEIAGSLGLRYCFAGFIRPNLAERAFETYRDAFDPSSVGAGPDEPEGMLATNVACAETDGDAARLRATAEATYERLRRGDVGRPSTVEDAIDELGGVPEPTPNPLPDGDWPRSISGSPETVADLLEQLTDRVGVDDVIVQNIIADHDDVLRSHELIADGFGR encoded by the coding sequence GTGAACCTCTCGATCGTCGATCTCGCGCCGGTTCCGGACGGTGGGACAGCGACTGAGGCGTACGAAAATACGGTCGAACTGGCCCGAACGGCCGAGAAACTCGGATACTCGCGGTTCTGGGTGGCCGAGCACCACGGGATGGCAGATTCGATCGCGAGTACGACCCCGGAAACCCTGATCGCGTATCTCGCGGCCGAAACGGACGACATCCGGCTCGGTTCCGGGACGGTCCTGCTCAACCACTACCAGCCGTTCAAGGTGGCGGAGACGTTCGCCGGCCTCGACGCGCTGGCACCGGGTCGCGTCGACCTCGGGCTCGGTCGGGCGACCGGAATTCCGGCGGCGGATCGCGCCCTGGGAACCAGACGACGAAAAGAGAACCCCGACGAAGACCACGCCGAGAAGATCGACGCGACGGTCACCCACCTCTCCGACGGGTTTCCGGACGGCCACCCGTACGCCGAGTTACAACTACCGCGCTCCGCCGACGACGTCCCCGAGGTGTGGGTCCTCGGCTCGAGCCCCTCGAGCGCCGAAATCGCCGGTTCGCTCGGGCTCCGGTACTGTTTTGCCGGGTTCATCCGGCCGAATCTCGCCGAACGCGCGTTCGAAACGTACCGGGATGCCTTCGACCCCTCGTCGGTCGGCGCGGGGCCGGACGAGCCCGAGGGAATGCTCGCCACGAACGTCGCCTGCGCCGAGACCGACGGCGACGCTGCGCGACTTCGGGCGACCGCGGAAGCGACCTACGAGCGGCTGCGACGCGGCGACGTCGGCCGACCCTCGACCGTCGAGGACGCGATCGACGAACTCGGCGGCGTCCCGGAGCCGACGCCGAATCCGCTTCCGGACGGCGACTGGCCGCGCTCGATTTCGGGGAGTCCCGAAACGGTCGCGGACCTGCTCGAGCAGTTGACAGATCGTGTCGGCGTCGACGACGTGATCGTCCAGAATATCATCGCCGACCACGACGACGTGCTTCGGTCTCACGAGCTCATCGCCGACGGGTTCGGCCGCTGA
- a CDS encoding bacterio-opsin activator domain-containing protein, producing MSETDTQPTGEEDATSVDALRILLIEDNPGDARLIQEMLRDTEELVQRVQPAEDVSQPPAIFRENRLEDGLAAAESEPVDIVLLDLNLPDSEGLKTLERVDAETAETPIVVLTGVRDQQVGVKALQRGAQDFLVKDEVTSELLVRTIHHAIERATQQRERRQQREQLEALNRLNRIGHDITHAVITTETRAELEQRVCDRLAESDAYRFAWIGGVNPGSDSVVPKAAAGVEEGYLDEIEITVDENDDSGRGPAGTAIRTGQVQVLNDVETAPEFEPWREAARARDYQSSAAVPIIHEDLVYGVLGVYSSSPRAFAGPETGVLARIGDVIAHAITAIERKDALVSDAVIELEFRVDAMAEPLVDLSAAESCTIEFEQLVGGDETLLAYGSARGVSQDAFREVVERTDGLDDVRFLATRRDDFEFELVAPAAVSLFETIATHGGHVASARIDDGEFRFVVELPRGRDTRRMIELIKARRDDVTYLAQRTTERRERGDSGSPSVLEEELTDKQRAALETAYFAGYFDWPRGSTGEEIADRLGIAPATFNQHLRTAERKFFDSVLGEQ from the coding sequence GTGAGCGAGACCGACACGCAACCGACCGGCGAAGAGGACGCGACGTCGGTCGACGCGCTTCGGATCCTCCTGATCGAAGACAATCCCGGCGACGCTCGGTTGATCCAGGAGATGCTTCGGGATACAGAGGAACTCGTCCAGCGGGTCCAGCCCGCAGAAGACGTTAGCCAGCCGCCGGCAATATTTCGGGAGAACCGCCTCGAGGACGGGCTCGCGGCGGCCGAATCCGAGCCGGTCGACATCGTCCTCCTCGATCTGAACCTCCCCGACAGTGAGGGGCTCAAAACGCTCGAGAGGGTCGACGCGGAAACGGCGGAGACGCCCATCGTGGTCCTGACCGGCGTCCGTGATCAGCAAGTCGGCGTCAAAGCGCTCCAGCGCGGTGCCCAGGACTTCCTCGTCAAAGACGAGGTGACGAGCGAACTGCTGGTACGGACGATCCACCACGCCATCGAACGCGCCACCCAGCAGCGCGAGCGCCGCCAGCAGCGCGAGCAACTCGAGGCGCTCAATCGACTCAACCGGATCGGCCACGACATCACGCACGCGGTGATCACGACCGAAACGCGGGCGGAACTCGAACAGCGGGTCTGCGATCGGCTCGCCGAATCCGACGCCTACCGATTCGCCTGGATCGGCGGGGTCAATCCGGGGAGCGACAGCGTCGTTCCGAAGGCGGCGGCTGGCGTCGAGGAGGGGTACCTCGACGAAATCGAGATCACCGTCGACGAGAACGACGACAGCGGTCGGGGACCGGCCGGAACGGCGATCCGGACCGGCCAGGTCCAGGTCCTGAACGACGTCGAAACCGCTCCCGAATTCGAGCCGTGGCGGGAGGCGGCGCGCGCCCGCGACTATCAGTCGTCGGCTGCGGTTCCGATCATCCACGAAGACCTCGTCTACGGCGTGTTGGGCGTGTACTCGTCCTCGCCGCGGGCGTTCGCAGGGCCGGAAACCGGCGTTCTCGCCCGCATCGGCGACGTCATCGCCCACGCGATCACGGCGATCGAACGCAAGGACGCCCTGGTCAGCGACGCCGTCATCGAACTCGAGTTTCGCGTCGATGCCATGGCGGAACCGCTGGTCGACCTCTCGGCGGCAGAGTCGTGTACGATCGAATTCGAGCAACTGGTCGGCGGCGACGAGACGCTGCTGGCCTACGGATCGGCACGCGGCGTCTCACAGGACGCGTTTCGCGAGGTCGTCGAGCGGACCGACGGCCTCGACGACGTCCGATTCCTCGCGACGCGACGCGACGACTTCGAATTCGAACTCGTGGCACCCGCGGCCGTCTCGCTGTTCGAGACGATCGCCACCCACGGCGGCCACGTCGCGTCGGCGAGGATCGACGACGGCGAGTTCCGATTCGTCGTCGAACTCCCGCGCGGTCGGGACACCCGCCGGATGATCGAGTTGATCAAGGCGAGACGCGACGACGTCACCTACCTCGCCCAGCGCACGACCGAACGGCGCGAGCGCGGCGACTCCGGCTCGCCGTCCGTTCTCGAGGAAGAACTGACCGATAAGCAGCGAGCTGCCCTCGAGACGGCCTACTTCGCAGGGTACTTCGACTGGCCCCGCGGGAGTACGGGCGAGGAAATCGCCGACCGACTCGGCATCGCGCCGGCGACGTTCAACCAGCACCTCCGGACGGCCGAGCGGAAGTTCTTCGATTCGGTGCTGGGGGAGCAGTAG
- a CDS encoding response regulator, producing MTDTGPFRPEPAQILLVEDNPGDVRLTKEAFKQGRIENDLHVVSNGAEALDFLSGRNDYRDAPHPDLILLDLNLPGKDGEDVLEELKDDPSLRPIPVIILTSSRAEEDVVKSYELHANAYLTKPVDPDEFIETVRAFEKFWFSVVRLPPEVDNS from the coding sequence ATGACTGACACGGGACCCTTTCGGCCCGAGCCGGCACAGATCCTGTTAGTCGAGGACAACCCCGGCGACGTCCGCCTGACGAAGGAGGCGTTCAAACAGGGCCGTATCGAAAATGATCTGCACGTCGTTTCCAACGGTGCCGAGGCGCTCGACTTTCTCTCCGGGCGCAACGACTACCGCGACGCGCCGCACCCGGACCTCATCCTGTTGGATCTCAACCTCCCGGGCAAGGACGGCGAAGACGTCCTCGAGGAACTCAAAGACGACCCGTCGCTTCGACCGATCCCCGTGATCATCCTGACGAGTTCGCGGGCGGAAGAAGACGTCGTCAAGTCCTACGAACTCCACGCCAACGCCTACCTCACGAAGCCGGTCGATCCAGACGAGTTCATCGAGACCGTACGCGCCTTCGAGAAGTTCTGGTTTTCGGTCGTTCGGCTCCCGCCGGAGGTCGATAATTCGTGA
- a CDS encoding DNA polymerase domain-containing protein has product MSPYTFEFEDGTVREWTLTEEGAEPTAVADYAPSLFVAGPDGALAGLRERLEADPKVAAARTERWATSLHEAHAGERSRVLRADLERVDEIRTLAREIRGVHERDAHAPGTFRLFDVDLAPGFRYCLDRDRDPTPTRDLRQLRLALDEAALADGDVSVLELDGEPVGGDEPHVLRTLRRRLERRDPDVLVVSHAELVPELERRAEALGLEFHLGRRPGLTKLASENTYASYGQVGHSPARYRVPGRAIIDTSNSFLWHQSGLAGIRYMVERTGRPLQEAAWGSIGTLLTSRQIRLARRRRAVLAPWNKWEPERFTDVETLHAADRGGFTFSPEVGFHEDVHEIDFASLYPRIICEHNVSPETVGCDCDVGDIDHTGTTPVPDLGYEICEDDGFLPAVLESLITDRAAIKRRLDDDPPDDEAARLRAESGAIKWVLVSCFGYQGYRNAKFGRIECHEAINAYAREIALAAKRRLEEAGWRIVHGIVDSLWVTPRVDEPEPLAAVTADISATVGIPLEHDGSYEWVCFVPLRDSIGSGGSVDRGGSGGRADRSGHRGSGGGRAGGGASAGALTRYFGKRTGGEYKFRGIEVRQRSTPSFVADSQRAFVEALDRERDPEAVCDVLGRRLRELRAGDVDPADLTVTKRVSRRLADYSQRTHTVAALRRYERRGIDRHPGQSVEYVVRDDDARGPERVRLALEEPRAYDADYYATLLVRACESVVSPLGWDRSRIQRSLRDGRTVRLSTFTD; this is encoded by the coding sequence ATGAGCCCCTACACGTTCGAGTTCGAGGACGGAACCGTACGGGAGTGGACCCTGACCGAGGAGGGAGCCGAGCCGACGGCCGTCGCGGACTACGCGCCGTCGCTGTTCGTCGCCGGCCCCGACGGTGCACTCGCCGGCCTCCGGGAGCGACTCGAGGCCGATCCGAAGGTCGCCGCGGCCCGAACCGAGCGGTGGGCGACGAGTCTCCACGAGGCTCACGCGGGCGAGCGAAGCCGCGTCCTGCGGGCCGATCTCGAGCGCGTCGACGAGATCCGGACGCTGGCTCGTGAGATTCGGGGCGTCCACGAGCGCGACGCGCACGCTCCCGGTACGTTCCGGCTGTTCGACGTGGACCTCGCGCCGGGGTTTCGATACTGCCTCGATCGGGACCGCGATCCGACGCCGACCCGCGATCTGCGACAGCTCCGGCTCGCACTCGACGAGGCCGCGCTGGCCGACGGCGACGTCTCGGTGTTGGAACTCGACGGCGAGCCCGTCGGGGGTGACGAACCGCACGTCCTCCGGACGCTTCGGCGCCGCCTCGAGCGGCGGGATCCGGACGTCCTCGTGGTGAGCCACGCCGAACTGGTGCCGGAACTCGAGCGCCGGGCCGAGGCGCTCGGCCTCGAGTTCCACCTCGGCCGCCGGCCGGGGCTGACGAAACTGGCGAGCGAGAACACGTACGCGAGCTACGGGCAGGTGGGCCACTCGCCCGCGCGATACCGCGTCCCGGGTCGGGCGATTATCGACACCTCGAACAGCTTCCTCTGGCACCAGTCGGGACTGGCGGGGATTCGCTACATGGTCGAGCGAACGGGCCGGCCGCTGCAGGAAGCCGCCTGGGGGAGCATCGGTACGCTGTTGACCTCGAGACAGATCCGGCTCGCCCGTCGGCGGCGGGCGGTCCTCGCCCCGTGGAACAAGTGGGAACCGGAGCGGTTCACCGACGTCGAGACGCTCCACGCGGCCGACCGCGGCGGGTTCACCTTCTCGCCCGAGGTCGGTTTCCACGAGGACGTCCACGAGATCGACTTCGCCTCGCTGTATCCGCGGATCATCTGCGAGCACAACGTCAGTCCGGAGACGGTCGGGTGCGACTGCGACGTCGGCGATATCGATCACACCGGAACGACTCCCGTTCCCGACCTCGGCTACGAGATCTGCGAGGACGACGGCTTTCTCCCCGCGGTCCTCGAGTCGCTGATCACGGATCGGGCCGCGATCAAGCGACGACTCGACGACGATCCGCCCGACGACGAGGCCGCCCGACTTCGCGCCGAATCGGGCGCGATCAAGTGGGTCCTCGTCTCCTGTTTCGGCTATCAGGGGTACCGAAACGCCAAGTTCGGTCGAATCGAGTGCCACGAGGCGATCAACGCGTACGCCCGGGAGATAGCCCTGGCGGCCAAACGGCGCCTCGAGGAGGCGGGCTGGCGGATCGTCCACGGCATCGTCGACAGCCTCTGGGTGACGCCGCGAGTCGACGAGCCGGAACCGCTCGCGGCCGTGACCGCCGACATCTCCGCGACCGTGGGGATTCCGCTCGAGCACGACGGCAGCTACGAGTGGGTGTGTTTCGTCCCGTTGCGCGACTCGATCGGGAGCGGCGGTTCGGTCGACCGCGGCGGTTCCGGCGGACGCGCTGACCGGAGTGGACACCGCGGTTCCGGCGGCGGTCGTGCCGGCGGGGGCGCGTCTGCGGGTGCGCTCACCAGGTATTTCGGCAAGCGCACGGGCGGCGAGTACAAGTTCCGGGGGATCGAGGTTCGCCAGCGGAGTACGCCGTCGTTCGTGGCGGACAGCCAGCGCGCGTTCGTCGAGGCGCTCGACCGCGAGCGCGATCCCGAGGCAGTCTGTGATGTCCTCGGCCGACGGCTGCGCGAGCTTCGGGCCGGCGACGTCGATCCCGCCGACCTCACGGTTACGAAACGCGTCTCGCGGCGCCTCGCCGACTACAGCCAGCGGACCCACACCGTCGCGGCGCTCCGGCGGTACGAGCGCCGGGGAATCGATCGCCATCCCGGCCAATCGGTCGAGTACGTCGTCCGCGACGACGACGCCCGCGGCCCCGAGCGCGTCCGGCTCGCGCTCGAGGAGCCTCGCGCATACGACGCCGACTACTACGCGACGCTGCTCGTGCGGGCATGCGAGAGCGTCGTTTCGCCGCTCGGCTGGGACCGCTCCCGAATCCAGCGTTCGTTGCGCGACGGCCGGACGGTCCGACTGTCGACGTTCACCGACTGA
- a CDS encoding Cdc6/Cdc18 family protein, with translation MIVDGRVLREDFVPSEVVHRHDEVNLLSEALEPLLYDGRPDPAFLFGPTGVGKTCIARYTLAQLREQEPTVRVAYVNCWQEYTRFRVLYSLLESVDRAVDVHRSTPKDELFDRLSRADDGSIVVILDEVDQLEETSALYDLHRLPHVSPVLIANREEELFASFDDRVRSRFHAGTRVRFDRYGTDELAAILAKRAEKALEPDVVTDAQLRTIADAASGDARVGIGILRSAAHRAERQGLGSITAGTLEAAIPDARTAIRRKTVEGLIEHQRVLYDVIAEAGEIEPGDLYEVYERRVEEPKTNRTLRNYLTKMVHYDLIEAVGERRGRTYRLVDEDDEDGGDTDADGTGGRR, from the coding sequence GTGATCGTCGACGGTCGCGTCCTGCGCGAGGATTTCGTGCCGAGCGAGGTGGTCCACCGCCACGACGAGGTGAACCTCCTCTCTGAAGCCCTCGAGCCGCTGTTGTACGACGGGCGGCCGGACCCCGCTTTCCTGTTCGGGCCGACGGGCGTCGGCAAGACCTGTATCGCTCGCTACACGCTCGCGCAGTTGCGCGAACAGGAGCCGACGGTGCGGGTCGCGTACGTCAACTGCTGGCAGGAGTACACGCGCTTTCGGGTGCTGTACAGCCTCCTCGAGTCGGTCGACCGCGCGGTCGACGTCCACCGATCCACGCCGAAAGACGAACTGTTCGATCGGCTCTCCCGAGCGGACGATGGGTCGATCGTCGTTATTCTGGACGAGGTCGACCAGCTGGAGGAGACGAGTGCGCTGTACGACCTCCACCGCTTGCCCCACGTTTCGCCCGTGTTGATCGCCAATCGCGAGGAAGAACTGTTCGCGAGCTTCGACGATCGCGTGCGCTCGCGGTTCCACGCCGGAACGCGCGTTCGGTTCGACCGCTACGGCACCGACGAACTCGCGGCGATCCTCGCGAAACGGGCCGAAAAAGCCCTCGAGCCGGACGTCGTGACCGACGCACAGCTGCGAACGATCGCCGACGCGGCGTCGGGCGACGCTCGCGTCGGTATCGGCATCCTCCGGTCGGCCGCCCACCGCGCGGAGCGCCAGGGGCTGGGATCGATCACCGCCGGGACGCTCGAGGCGGCGATCCCGGACGCTCGAACGGCGATCCGCCGGAAGACCGTCGAAGGACTGATCGAACACCAGCGGGTGCTGTACGACGTGATCGCGGAGGCGGGCGAGATCGAACCGGGAGACCTCTACGAGGTGTACGAGCGGCGGGTTGAGGAGCCGAAAACGAACAGGACGCTGCGAAATTACCTGACGAAGATGGTCCACTACGACCTGATCGAGGCCGTCGGCGAGCGCCGCGGGCGGACGTACCGTCTCGTCGACGAGGACGACGAGGACGGTGGCGACACCGACGCCGATGGAACGGGCGGACGTCGGTGA
- a CDS encoding ubiquitin-like small modifier protein 1 encodes MEIDLRFFATFREAVGEKEQPRTVADDATVGDVLAELEAEYDGLEGRLLAAGTIRPQLSVLKNGRNVVHMAGVDTTLEAGDVVSVFPPVAGG; translated from the coding sequence ATGGAAATCGATCTCCGGTTCTTCGCCACCTTCCGAGAAGCCGTCGGGGAAAAAGAGCAACCGAGAACGGTCGCGGACGACGCCACCGTCGGCGACGTCCTCGCCGAACTCGAGGCCGAGTACGACGGCCTCGAGGGGCGATTGCTCGCGGCCGGGACGATCCGCCCGCAGCTGAGCGTCCTGAAGAACGGCCGCAACGTGGTTCACATGGCGGGCGTCGACACGACGCTCGAGGCTGGTGACGTCGTTTCGGTATTCCCGCCGGTCGCCGGGGGATAG
- a CDS encoding pyridoxamine 5'-phosphate oxidase family protein, with the protein MAIDQETEMTDAEIDDFLSRRETGVLSLARTDEPYAIPISYGYDDDEREFYMRLVSTPDSEKRQFLESSPQARLVVYDEAGSTYRSVIATGGLESIEPAALTPGEIAQYGEAKRPLFEIWAKGKKSLDIELYRLEPTTLNGRRTDVDREA; encoded by the coding sequence ATGGCCATCGATCAGGAGACCGAGATGACCGACGCGGAGATCGACGACTTTCTCAGTCGTCGCGAGACGGGGGTGCTGTCGCTCGCGCGCACGGACGAACCCTACGCGATCCCGATCTCGTACGGGTACGACGACGACGAGCGGGAGTTCTACATGCGGCTTGTGTCGACGCCCGACAGCGAAAAGCGCCAGTTCCTCGAGTCCTCGCCGCAGGCTCGCCTCGTCGTCTACGACGAGGCGGGGTCGACTTACCGGAGCGTCATCGCGACGGGGGGACTCGAGAGCATCGAGCCGGCGGCGCTCACGCCCGGAGAAATCGCCCAGTACGGCGAGGCGAAGCGACCGCTATTCGAGATCTGGGCCAAAGGGAAGAAATCGCTGGATATCGAACTCTATCGCCTCGAGCCGACGACGCTCAACGGCCGACGGACCGACGTCGATCGGGAAGCGTAA
- a CDS encoding DUF7560 family zinc ribbon protein, with the protein MSRYQFTCPECGQEIEVNESMREATLSHGCPVCTASVSQSDFVAEQQTEN; encoded by the coding sequence ATGAGTAGATACCAGTTCACGTGCCCGGAGTGCGGGCAGGAAATCGAAGTCAACGAATCGATGCGGGAAGCCACGCTTTCACACGGCTGTCCAGTCTGTACGGCGTCGGTGTCCCAGTCCGACTTCGTGGCGGAGCAACAGACCGAGAATTGA